CAGATGTTTTGCAATAATTTCTGAGTGGGAATATATCTTCATCTCCTCAATTCCTTAGTGTTGCTCATGTTGCAAAAGAAGAATGGAGTTTGATTCATTCTGGGCCAGAAAGTATGGTAGAATGGTCTTATGAGCTGGCTTCCAAGGAAATCCCACTTAGGGCTGACTGGAGGCAGCTACAAGAACATGGGTAGAAAGTGTGTTTTAATGCTCAGGGACTCGCTTAAATTTCTTTCTATGCTCTGACAAGAGGTAAAGGGAATTCCTTTTTTTGAATTAGATCTTGACCCCCTAAGAGTGAGTCTGGACAAGGTGCTCCCATACTGCCTGCTCATTCCTCCCCTTCTTGTACACGTGCACAACATTCTGAATGCTCAGCATAAGTTGTTTCAGTACATAAACTTCAGAAATGGCCCTGACAGTGGTATTAAGAAACTTACAGTCATCAGCTGGAGGAGAAGTGGATACAGTCTCCTAGATCATCTGTCATACTCATTGTGTCAGACTGGAGGTAGATATGTAGGCTTCTGGGTCCTTTTAAGTGACAACATTAACAGGAAGATGCCTCTTTCCAACAAACACTGAGGCGGAGGCAGCTTGGCATAGTGCACCAGGTACCGAGCTGGGAGTGAGAAGAGCTGGGTTTAAGACCCAACTGGCCATCTGTGTGATCTTGCTCAActaaacttctctgagcctcagtttcctgatcaaCACTGTGAAGGTAAAAACAGACACCTTACCTCTAATAGGAAGAGGCTCATAGGCAGTAATCTTAAGGCATTTTGGAAAACTCTTTAGGTAAACACAAATGTCAAGTGCTATTAACTGAATAAATATCCTGAATTATTGCTTCAGTAATTATCTGTGGATGTGATAACACCCAGTGGCTCAGAAAGCATGCCCTTGTTTATTTCATATCATTTCACTACTGGGCTCTGAGTCAAgctctttttcaaactgatattatttattcattcagtattgATTTACTGAGCCCCTACTATCTACTAGCCACTATGTTAAGTGCTGAAGCTCTAATGGTGAACAGGACACACACATCCCTGGTTTTCCTAGAGCTAATAATCTTGTAACCACCTATTAATGAGTCCTACTTTTATTCCTTGGTATAACCCAGaataacaaatatattcttcctctAAACATCAGTCATTCAGTTAACATGTGACTTCATTAGCATCTTTAATCCAAACAAAATATCCTGTTCCTTCAACAGTTACTACTAGGTCAAGGATTTTAGAACTGTCTACAGTCCTCATCTCTTTCTTTTGGATGCCCTCCATTTTTTCAGTCTTTCTTCTAAGCAGTGGCATCTGGAATTAGACACCCCTGCTCCCAATATGATCTTGGGGACCATGGTCTCAGGTGATTAGAAGTTTGAATGGTATAACTGCAATTTGAACTTACGCATCTGCTTTGGTTTTTCATGGTTATGTTGGTTTGTGTCCATTGTATGGATCACTAAAACCAGAGGATCTTCCTATGGATTATGGTTAAGTCAACTTTCCTCCTCATCAAATACTGTACTCAACTATTTGATGTTTTACATCTAAATGGTTAGCTTTAATGCATTCCCATTAAATTTCATCCTTTGAAATCTTCCTTATCTTGATTTTGTCATTGCTAAGGTTAACTTTCTTTCCCAATCTTGAATTATGAATAAATTTGATAATCACATCTTCTATGTTGCTGACAAAACACAGTAACAGTATCCAGGCAAATTAGTCCCAATCTGCTAACTTTACACATTCAACTCCTTTCacacattcattccacaaattttAATGAATATCTTATTCTGGGCTAGATTCTGAGATGAAAAATGAAACCATCTGTGTTTGTAAGTTAGGAAAGATAGACATGTTAAAAGATAAATGCAGCATGACAGGTGCCTTACTGCCAGCATGCACTAGTGTAAAGGCCACAGAAGTGACTGCTACCAATTCAGCCTGCAAGAAGCAGGTAGAACTTCAAATGGTATACAACTCAGATATGATGAAGGCCTTAATCAAACATTTTGCTGAAACTACTATGAACTGATCCAATAGATGAGGTGTTTCTCCAATGTCCCAAGCTTAGAATCATATCCAAATCAGAATGGAAGTCGTTCACCATGATTTGGTCTTTGGGATCCTGTTTTGGATCCTATTGGTCACTGGCCTTTGCACCTCAGAGAAATGAATTAACACTCTTTCATCCCCTTTAGATTTTTTTGAAGTTACGCAGTCAGCATAAATGGTTCTGACCATTTTCTCTGATGAGACCTACATTGTAAAGGGCCTCTCGGTTACTTGTTTAACAGCTAATTTTGCCTGAAACCACGTTTCTGGTCCCTAGATATTTAGTAGTTCATACTTACATATCAACACATCTCTAGAATAGCTTCTTccacttctttttctctccttatcCTTTAGTGGGAGCCTCATCAGTATCTAAACAGAGATCCAGAAAACTCTGCAGCCTGTAGAAGGACAAGTGTAGATTCCATACCTCAGTTACAGTCTTTGTCACATAGCACAGGGCTGTTTATTATACACTTCCCCCTGAATCTGTGAACTTTGGGATTTCCTTGTAGAATCCAACATTTTTTTCATGCAGTATTTACATATGACTGCTAGCATTTTGGAagtttcttttccaatttttgaTTTATAATAGTTATCATTACACTTAATTTTAGGATCTACTAAGTACAAAACCATGTGTTTAGTTATTGGGAGGGCAGAGATAGACACCATGGTGAATGAGAACTTGTCCTGGCCAGGCAAGGAACTGATGACCCAATGGGGGAGGTAAACCTGCATGTGTATAATTCAAGGCAGTGGCTATTACAGTTTCTTTCTGATGGACAAGCATTTTACAAAGACTTGAGCTATGTATGTGCAAGGCTAAAACAGCCAtttaaaacagctttaaaaaAGTAATTGCACTGGGACACAATGGAAGAGCATAAAATTGGTTTTCATCACTGCCCatataacaaaaaaaacaacCCTATTTTTTGTGTTTTAGCTGTGTTTGTGGTAAAATCTCACAGTCCAAGAGATTTACAACTTCAGATGAATTCCATGCATTTGCATTTAAGTCTGCAAAAGACTTCCAACTTTCCAGCAATTGAACTAAAGGGTTGGTCACTTTTCTGAAGCAAatcagataaataatttttttttggtagcatTCATTTAGTTTCAAGAAAATCATTTCAGAACATTGATGTTTACTGTCAGAAGAActatttttatgaataaaaagtataaaactaagaagttaatgtttcctttttcaaACTAACTCATCAAAAGAtaagaacttttcctttttcttgacaAAATTTAGTTTCTATTTTAGAATTGTGAATATAtcttaaggagaaaaataagttCCCATGACACAAGTTATTTAGCCACTTCACAAACTAGAGTACAGTttactgttttttctctctctcttttctcccatTGGATTGAGAAAGCCTCATTCTGCATGAGCACTTCCTTATATCTTTCTTGCAAAGATATCCCTTTTGGAGGGAAAATCACAAAAAGCTTTAATTTTATTGCCtcataaatgtttcttttttctggagCAGAGAGAATACCTTCAGTACTGAGAGCAACTGAAGGGGTTAATGTTGGACTTGGCTGAGTGTCAGTTAAACTTTTTTTCTGGCTCTCCTCTGGGTTTCCCCTCGAAGGGATTTCCCTCCGCCTCTGCGCCTCTGCAACAAGACCCTTTATAAAGAGCAGACTTTCTATTTCACTCCTCACTGAGCCTGCCCGGCTTTAGGAGCAAAAAGTCTCTTCCCAGGCACCTTCAGGTGGGACAGTAAGGAGGGTTTTGGCACCACTATTTTCTCATCACAGCAGCAACTTACAATGTGTAGGAAGATGGTCGTGATCTTTGGAGCTTCAAATATACTTTGGATGTTGTTCGTAGCTTGTAAGTTCTTAAACTTGATTTTGTTCCAAATGCTTGCATTCCATTTTAGCCCTGATTTTGGCTTTCTATGGTAGTGAAGAAAGCACTAGGATTTTTAAACAGTGGGAAAACTTAGTTTAACCTAACTTTAAATGTGCTATTGAGTCCTGCTATGTATCATTATATTGTCAAAACGGGAGCTGTaaattgatgtttttgttttttccaatgcCAAGTAATTGAATTCTTTCTCTAGTAAGATCTATCTCTTTAGTTTCCTGTACTTGATAATGAGATCAAACTTCACAAATAACAAAAACTCTGATAAATGGGCATCAAGAATGGAAATGAGAATTCTCCTAAGTGAAGGTGATTCCAGCACCTTCTTTGGCAGTGATGCCTTTGGTTTTTGGCTGCCTTGCTGTTAGTTAGAAGCATTTTTGGAGGGAGATCAGCCAGATTGAGTTTTGGAGGTTATACCAGAACAGAGAGGTGGGAGTAGAACACCAAACAAAGTctgctttccttttcttgtcttcacAGCTCAAGCTTTTAAAATAGAGATCTTCCCTGAGTCCAAAATTGTTGCTCAGATAGGGGACTCGGTCTCGCTGACATGCAACACAACAGGCTGCGAGCCCCCATCCTTCTCTTGGAGAACCCAGATAGACAGTCCACTGAATGGGAAGGTGAGAAATGAGGGAGCCAGTTCCACGCTGATCATGGATCCCATTAGTTTCGAGAATGAACACTCTTACCTGTGTACAGCGACTTGTGGATTGAGGAAACTGGAAAAAGGAAACCAGGTGGAGATCTACTGTGAGTACTTCAGacaatctgtaattttctttaagttttgccttaaaatgagattttttaaaaatggattctttaaaagaaaatattttataaggatATTCATATCCAGATTCTTGGCTAGAGGACACACTGCTCCAAGAAAATTAAGAGACAGCTGAGTCTAACACTAGGAACTTAATCTTGGCTTCTGTTTCCAACTCTGCCACAAACATGGTGATTATGGATAAGACTCAGCCTCTCTGGGCTTTGGTTTTCTTAGCCATAAGATGaagatctttttattttattttcaaaaatttctatgTGATGTATATCCTTATGTGCTTACTTGGCCATGTGTCCAAATGATTTATGAATTCCATTCTTCAGGgctttcccatttatttattcttatgcAATTTGGTGTTTAAAACCAGTTTAAGTAGATTTATAATTTGGAAACAGGTTTCTGTACAAAAATTTTCCCTGTAGGCATAAATAAAATATCTGTGAACATTTCACTCACTTGACTATGGTATAGATAAATTTAGGAGGTTTTCTTTGGTGATGGTGCCATTAAGACTTAATACTCAACCACTCAACCTCAGGATTTTTATATAATGAATTAGATTTGCCTCATGAATGTGAATGAATACCCCTAGTTTATCCTTCTACCAAAATGCATCCCAATTCATTCTCAATCCAGCAAATAAAGTTAGCAAGAGGATTAAAAATTTAACTGAAATAAATCACTTGCCTTTGGTTCCTGATGACTGCTCCTTCAAAAAAACTAGGCCTCATGTGATTATCTTATAATTATGTTGATTCCCTTCTGCTGTAGTGGAGCTCAACTTTGCCTCTTTACTTTGAGACTTCAACAAGCCCCATGTGTTGCTAATGCTGCCCAAAACACTGTGCCCAGCCATCTGTTTTCAATTATGCTGGTTGTACATGCATAGTTTATGTCTGTGCAGTCTCCTGAGCTCCTTGAAAAGCCCCCTTATGTAAATACAGGGAAAAGTAGCAAGTTCTTATATTACTTGACAGCAAACTGTGTGGATTGTAGGCATATTTCTTACAGACTCAGAGGGCAGAAATCATTGGTGGAAAAATGAAATGTACTGTGTTGTTTCACATAGCAGAGCATTTCCAGTTCCTTTGCCTTTTCTCACAAGTACCAAATacttgaagatttaaaaaaagaaaaaatgaaaaccctTCTGGCTTTAATTATCTAGCCTGAGGTTTTTCTTCAAGCATGTCTgtccttcattattttttaaagtcctgTGTAGACTCCACATTCGATTGTAATATTCTTTAGAGTTGAGACCTTGGTGTTCTAACTACGCAGAGTCTTGAGTCCAGCCAGTGTGTTACTGTCATGACAGCTGGTGAACAGGTAGGCCTCGCAGAGGGAGCAATGGCCAACTGAATTAGCGCATTCCCTTGGCATTAGGAGGGGCCAGTGGAGTACCGGTTAGGGCGCTGAGTTAGGCACCACAGGAGAAAAACTTGCCTCCCAGAATTTAAAGATTGCACAGCCATATCTTTCTGGTGGATGAATTCCTGTCAGGGGCACCATTTTCAGAAACCAATATTTTACAttgttgctttcatatcttagcATATCTTGCCCAATAACTATTCTTTGCAATGacattctgagcctcagtttccttatctgttaagTGGAAATATATCTGACTAAAATAAGAGAATGTGATATAACGTAACGTGAATCTGCAGTGGCAATACAGAATAACAGAAATCCTGGGTTTAAATCATAGACTTACCCTTTACTGGCTATAtgaccttaggcaaattactCAAACGCACTAATCTGTTTTcacatctgtgaaatgtgttctctATCTCTTAGAGTTATTGTgaggataaaaataaaagtcattgatGTTGATGGGCACATAAAAGTATTCAAtaaactttcatttctttggctttCTTTTACTCCAATAACATGCAATCCTTGTACATGTAGGATCAGAGCTGAAGAGCTCTGAAATGTGGTTGATTCCAATTCATGAACTTGCTCAGAACCATGAAAGGCTATTTATACAATGAATGAAGATTgtattaacaaaaaaattaaacgtTTTGCATTGTGTTAAAGTAGTAAGGGACCTTACATAATCTGAGCAAAAAGCCCACTCATATGTATTTGTTTGACGTTACAGCTTTCCCTAAGGACCCAGAGATCCATTTGAGTGGCCCTCTGGAGGTTGGGAAGCCAGTCACAGTCAAGTGCTCGGTTCCTGATGTTTACCCATTTGATAGGCTGGAGATGGATCTGTTGAAGAATGACCACCTCATGAAGAATCAGGATTTTCTGGAGCCTATGGAAAGAAAGTCCTTGGAAACCAAGAGTTTGGAAGTAACCTTTACTCCTACAAGTGAGGATATTGGAAAAGCTCTTGTTTGCCGGGCTAAATTACACATTGATGAAATTGATCTTAAGCGTAAAGAaagagaaactacaaaaaaactGCACGTCTACAGTAAGTATTTGTGGGATGTAATCTAGTCTTTATGGGAAGAAAGTTAGCAGCTGAAGTCAAGAAGAAACTTGTTTGtagtttttattccatttttatttcttgagtTGTTGACTTTAATCAACAGTACAATTCTGTGAAAAGAACACTGGATTGGGGCTGAGAAGACTTCAGGTTAAGTTCTGCCTTCATtcactgtgtgaacttgggccaCTTAATTTCTCTATTTCCTGACCTAACCAAGGGGAATGATAATACCACCAGACTGGGTAGGAGGAAATAAGCTCAaatgataaaatgtttttaatcatattttataaactcttataaaataaaatatgccttGAAATATCAAAGTATAGAGATTTTATAAGCTGAGCACTTCTTTGTGTGGTGCACATATGCATGTGCTCACATGTACACATGTGCATTGGGTGGGAGGATGGAGGTGAGGTTTGATCACTTCCACATTCCCTAACATTGCCAGGGAATTTGAGGCAGTCTTGTAGTCCTAGAATCATGTAGATGTGGACTCACTGTGCTCTGTTCTAGACTGAAATGCTGTGTCCTGCTCTGGACACCACATTTGCAAAGAGTATTGCCAACTATAGCATGTGTAGCCGAAAGAGGAGATGGAAAGGCTTTTatcaatattttgaaaagaatagTCTAGATACAGGATATTGTTCCTAGAGAATACAAAACTTGGAAAAGAGAGCTACGATTAAGTATTTGAAATACAGTCATGTGGAAGAGGGATTTGATTTGTTCTGTAACAGCAGAGGACTGAACTATGTCCAATGTGCAAAAGTTAGTTACAAAGAGGAAAATATCAGCTCAATAGGAGAGAAAAATTCTAATAATTAGAGCTGTCCTAAAATCAAATAGACTGTTTTATAAGGCAGTAGATGGCCTTACACACCAGAAATATTGAAGCCAGTTTAGGTGAGCACTTGTTAAGGATGCTGAGAGGGTACTCCTACCTTACCTGGGAGATTGAAGCACATCACTCCAAAGGTCTTTCTTGAGTATCTATGGTCATCTGAAaacactaaacatcaaaaaaaaaaaaaaagtaagccaAATTAGTCAGAAATTGGATAGACTAATTTTTACAACTGCAATTCTTTATACCAGTTTGGCAGAGTAAGTTTGTCAAATTTGTGAAAACACATGAAAACAGCACATGCGACAAGTACATTATCTCTGTTGAATCAAGATGAAGCTTAACAATTACTAATACTGTGCCTGCCTTTTCAGTCTCACCCAAGAACACAGTTATCTCTGTGAATCCCTCCACAAGGCTGCAGGAAGGTGGCTCTGTGACAATGACATGTGTCAGTGAAGGTCTACCAGCTCCACAGATTCTCTGGAGCAAGAAACTGGATAATGGGAGTCCACAGTTCCTTTCTGAGAATGCAACTCTTACTTTAATTGCTATGAGGATGGAAGATTCTGGAATTTATGTGTGTGAAGGAGTTAATCTGgttgggagaaacagaaaagaggtGGAATTGATTGTTCAAGGTGAGTAGAATGTGAAAAAGGAAGGATAAAGGGGCTGGCTTCAGGATCTGAACAATAGTGAAACTGCTTCAATGCCAAAACTGCTTCCTTAAGTTTGACTGATGACCCATATGATTGTTGTTTACTTTAGCACAATTTTATATTCGCTTTACTCATACTTCTTAAAAGTCTTTCTTCCAGAGCTTCCCTGGCTctgattttttattcttttccatctCTCACCATTCCTTCCCTGCCTTATTCCTtggctttctctcttccttctgccccaAATATTGGTATTCTTCGTTTACCATTCTGGTCCTCGTCTCTTCCACTCTAGAATCCCAAAACTTGGATTACTGAATGCTGCTTACTGCCCTATTCATGTTCTCATTCAAAGTCACCAAATCCTGTCAGTTCTACCTCAAAATGATCCCTAGAATCTAATTATTTTTTCAACCCACTTGCCATTGCCTTAGTTGATCATCTCTTACTTGGACTCTTCACAGATGTTCTTAAATAACTACAGTCATTGAACACCAGCTATATTCCAAGCACTTTATATATGTTAGCTATAATCATCAAGAAATAATGAAAGAGTATTTTAtatccacttcacagatgagaaaatgttgTTTCAGAGATTAATAATGATTCCTATTGATTGTATGCCTAATATTTATCAGGTATTCTACTTCCAACTTTATATATGTTATCTCATTAGTCTTTATCACAACCTTATGAGCTGAATAAAAACTCAGGTTCAGCATAGTTCATAATTTCCCTAGAGTCAAATAGTTCATTAGTGACACTTGCTACGATTTTCACACAGGCCTATTTCAATCCAAAATTCCATGGCTTTTCAACTATAGCTAATTGTCTTTAAATGGTCATCCTGCCATCATTCTGTCTCAAAAATAATCCTGTGCACAGTTTAAGTGCTAACTATGAACTTAAACAAAAAACCTGCTTATTTTTTATGACTTCAACCAAAttacatgtaaattaaaatacatttttcttaaaatagttgCATAAAACTCTTCACAATCTGGTCAGGACTACCCTTGCAACTTCACTGGTGACTGTATCTCTGCCCATgcagttccttctgcctggaatgctctttcatCACCTGGCAAAATCTTAGCCATCTTTCAAGACAAAGTTCATGTCAGCCTCCCAATTCCAGATTGTGTTAGGCAAAGCTGGTCATTCCTCCCTTAATATACACTCAACACTTCTTGCAGACATTTATGTACTTTAGTTCAACACATATTAAGAACTCTGTCTAAGAATCCAAGAATTGTACTTAATGCTGTGAGTATAGACATGAAAAAGTTATGGCAACTGCCCTACCTGGAGAAGTTTACAATCCAGGGAGGAAGGACAAGCATATAAGTAGATGTACATATTTAGTAAGAGCCAAACTAACATATCTACTTATATGTGTCTTTCCATTAAACTCTAAGCTTGTTAAGGTCAGGAACtgtgtgtatacatgcatgtGTTTTCTGATATTTGGGTACCtgtcacacagcaggtgctcagtaggtgttgaatgaataaattgtaaATATGGGTAACACAAAAGTTTTAGAACATGAAAACATGGGGCTTAAACTTgggatgattaaaaaaataaaattcaaactcacCATCAGATTAATTCAGTTGGTGTTAGATTAGCATTAGCAGGAGAGCAGGaaggcttattttatttttattaatcaaaGCATGTGAAGCTAATCATCCAGCCTGGAATAACTCTTCCCCATAAAAagctgaaaaggaaaaggaaatgcgtTTGAGGGTTTAGGGAGGGTTGTTTTGCATTCTGCATCACAAAATACTAGCAACCTTAAATGATGAAGAGAGAATTGAACTGGTGAAGGACCTTTCAGCTACCTAGAGGGTACGTACTCCTGCAGGAGCCCCAGGTTCACAGGGTAACATACGCAGCCCCTGTAGAGAATGGTCTGAGAACTATTCCCAGGCAAGAAGTGGATCTGTTTTTAAAGCCCCCTGTTCTCACACTAGCATATATAAAGAATTTGGAAACTCTGGCTATTATTCTGAATGATTTCTCTCTTTCAAAATCAAATAGTGTTAAATACCGAGGTAATTTGAAGAAAGCCTTCTTTGGAAGATACTACAATGTCACAGACAAAAATCTGAGAAAAACAACTTCTGGCACAGATGAGAACTCTGCAAAATGTGATGTATTTGGATTGTTTACAGGTTGAGATTTCTTTCTTCCAGCTCCAGTCTGATATTTACAAGGACAATTTTAGTGCTTTCTGTTGAGTCTCATCTGTCACTTCCAGAGTTACCCAATCACTCCAGTTTCTTCAGAGGAACAGAGAGTGCAGACTTGGAATTCCCTTTTTCCCTAGACAACAGCCATCCCAAGGCAGACTGTGTGCTCAGTAGGGATAAAACTGGTAGGCAAAGAGCTTTCCTGGGTATTTAAGAATTAGGAGTTTACCCTTGCATCTGTTTCCAGGCCCAAATTAATTGCAAAGTATTTTCATATTGCATCAAATTTTAGAGGTGGCTTGTCCACCACTTTAATGTGTGCTTAGATTTTGACTGCTTTCAGTGTGATTCTGTATGACTTTCAATAGTTTAATTTTATAATGTTAGTACAGAAACTCTAAGGGCTGGTTTATTATGGATAATGTATTTAATTAGAAGACATACTTTTGTAACATTTTTCAATAACTCTATTAGCTCTTATTTTATCTCCACATGAGGATGACTTGATTTAGTTGTTCAAACAACTGAAAAGCTGGATCTTGAATCAGACCCACCTGGCTTCAAGTCCTAATTTTGCTACTTGCAAGCTGGGTAAAGCCAGTTATCATTTCTGAGCGTGTTCCCTCAAAATAAAAGAGGGAAAGGGATGCGGGGAGGACTGGGttgggcagagagggagaggaggaaaataaggagaagcagcagaaggagaaaaagaatcaacagtGTGTgaagttgttgtgaggattaaatgagataatatatgtaaagtggtTTACACAATTCTGGACATACTGAAACCTCTTAAATTATTTGAGCTGATGTCTGCTGTTACAGGGATTTGATAAAttacatttgagcagagaccaaATTATTGTTATGAAAAGATGCCAATCTCTGTCTTGACACATTTTTATCCCCATTCATTGTCTTAAATGACTGAATCAATGTACTATTGTGGATTCACTCTTAAAAGATATGATTTCATTCCTCATGGTCCCCAGGTGAAAGGGAATAATTTCTTTTGGCCAAGATGttagctgaaagaaaaaaatatcatgtaCTGGAATttagtaaaagaagaaaagaattatactttctttttgtcttgttcttttttctcccagAGAAACAATTTACTGTTGAGATCTTCCCTGCACCCCACATTTTTGTTCATATCGGTGACTCAGTCATATTGACATGTGGAGTCACGGGCTGCGAGTCCCCATCTTTCTCTTGGAGCACCCAGGTAGAAGGCTCTCTGGACGGACAGGGGAACGATGAGGGGACCAAGTCCACACTGACCCTAAGCCCTGTGAGTTTGGAGGATGAAAACTCTTACCTGTGCTCTGTGACTTGTGGAAGTAAGAAAGTGGAGAAAGCAATCATGGTGGGCCTCTATTGTAAGTGGTGTTCAGAATTGTTTAttgcttgggtttttttttcagtcCACTAGAAGAAACATATAAGTCTATGATATATGAGATCTATGTGTTTAGAAAAGAAGTTTAGCACTGTAAATGGTTCCTAAATCTCTAAACCAGTATTTGAAGCAACTTAAATGGCCTACACCTTCAGTATATATTACGTATGTACACTGCATCCACAATTCTTAGTTTTTGTCTTGTCCATACTCTCCCATCATGCACTAGAACCTACTACATGCTCACTGCTGCCCATCCCCTCTGTGTGTATGGGGAATTCACACACACATAGAGCTGGTAGGAAATAAGAATCGGGGGTCAGCACCCATTCAGATAACTGGATGGGGGTGACTGCTGCTCAACTATTCGAACTGAGGGTGAAGCCTGGACCTACTTGTTTGAAGTCACATTTGAAAAGCTGACTGGTAGGCTG
The sequence above is a segment of the Manis pentadactyla isolate mManPen7 chromosome 4, mManPen7.hap1, whole genome shotgun sequence genome. Coding sequences within it:
- the VCAM1 gene encoding vascular cell adhesion protein 1, which translates into the protein MCRKMVVIFGASNILWMLFVASQAFKIEIFPESKIVAQIGDSVSLTCNTTGCEPPSFSWRTQIDSPLNGKVRNEGASSTLIMDPISFENEHSYLCTATCGLRKLEKGNQVEIYSFPKDPEIHLSGPLEVGKPVTVKCSVPDVYPFDRLEMDLLKNDHLMKNQDFLEPMERKSLETKSLEVTFTPTSEDIGKALVCRAKLHIDEIDLKRKERETTKKLHVYISPKNTVISVNPSTRLQEGGSVTMTCVSEGLPAPQILWSKKLDNGSPQFLSENATLTLIAMRMEDSGIYVCEGVNLVGRNRKEVELIVQEKQFTVEIFPAPHIFVHIGDSVILTCGVTGCESPSFSWSTQVEGSLDGQGNDEGTKSTLTLSPVSLEDENSYLCSVTCGSKKVEKAIMVGLYSFPRDPEIEMSGPLVSENPVTVSCKVPNVYPFDLLEIELLKGESIMKNKHFLDEADGKSLETKSLEMTFIPTTEDTGKVLVCRAKLHIDEMELEPKQRQSTQTLYINVAPRDTTVLVSPSSTLEEGSSVNMTCSSHGLPAPQILWSRKLNNGDLQPLSQNSTLTLISTKMDDSGIYVCEGINQAGISKKEVELIIQVAPKDIQLTVFPSESVKEGDTVIISCTCGNVPQTWIILKKKAETGDMVLKSRDGAYTIHKAQLEDAGVYECESKNEVGLQLRSLTLDVKGRENNKDYFSPELLLLYCASSLTIPAIGMIIYFARKANMKGSYSLVEAQRSIIPNV